The genomic region tacaattgttagccccattttcgtaatctttcaccacaacaccactcctttaatacgttttttcgaaattttctcgaaattttcccgaatttctccgtcctttaacgtgatttagcggcaacacaaccacctaacctttttgcacatcgctgtctaccaacccaagttcaccacaggatcaacttaaccaacactttttcgcctttttccataccagatctccaattgctttctagttcaccttcatctccccccatatatttctatctttctttttcattccaacctcatgttaaactttccaccttcaaaaggtctttaaatatgtctgcttgtgtctgtatatgtatggatggatatgtgtgtgtgtgcgagtgtatacccgtccctttttccccctaaggtaagtctttccgctcccgggactggaatgactccttaccctctcccttaaaacccacatcctttcgtctttccctctccttccctctttcctgatgaggcaacagtttgttgcgaaagcttgaattttgtgtgtatgtttgtgttagtttgtgtgtctgtcgacctgccagcactttcatttggtaagtcacatcatctttgtttttaggtatatttctcctacgtggaatgtttccttctattatatatatatatatactcctggaaatggaaaaaagaacacattgacaccggtgtgtcagacccaccatacttgctctggacactgcgagagggctgtacaagcaatgatcacacgcacagcacagcggacacaccaggaaccgcggtgttggccgtcgaatggcgctagctgcacagcatttgtgcaccgccgccgtcagtgtgagccagtttgccgtggcatacgaagctccatcacagtctttaacactggtagcatgccgcgacagcatggatgtgaaccgtatgtgcagttgacggactttgagcgagggcgtatagtgggcatgcgggaggccgggtggacgtaccgccgaattgctcaacacgtggggcgtgaggtctccacagtacatcgatgttatcgccagtggtcggtggaaggtgcacgtgcccgtcgacctgggaccggaccgcagcgacgcacggatgcacgccaaaccgtaggatcctacgcagtgccgtaagggaccgcaccgccacttcccagcaaattagggacactgttgctcctggggtatcggcgaggaccattcgcaaccgtctccatgaagctgggctacggtcccgcacaccgttaggccgtcttccgctcacgccccaacatcgtgcagcccgtctccagtggtgtcgcgacaggcgtgaatggagggacgaatggagacgtgtcgtcttcagcgatgagagtcacttttgccttggtgccaatgatggtcgtatgcgtgtttggcgccgtgcaggtgagcgccacaatcaggactgcatacgaccgaggcacacagggccaacacccggcatcatggtgtggggagcgatctcctacactggccgtacaccactggtgatcgtcgaggggacactgaatagtgcacggtacatccaaaccgtcatcgaacccatcgttctaccattcctagaccggcaagggaacttgctgttccaacaggacaatgcacgtccgcatgtatcccgtgccacccaacgtgctctagaaggtgtaagtcaactaccctggccagcaagatctccggatctgtcccccattgagcatgtttgggactggatgaagcgtcgtctcacgcggtctgcacgtccagcacgaacgctggtccaactgaggcgccaggtggaaatggcatggcaagccgttccacaggactacatccagcatctctacgatcgtctccatgggagaatagcagcctgcattgctgcgaaaggtggatatacactgtactagtgccgacattgtgcatgctctgttgcctgtgtctatgtgcctgtggttctctcagtgtgatcatgtgatgtatctgaccccaggaatgtgtcaataaagtttccccttcctgggacaatggattcacggtgttcttatttcaatttatctGGTatctgtgtggatggatatgtgtgtgtgtgcgagtgtatacccgtcctttttttccccataaggtaagtctttccgctcctgggactggaatgactccttaccctctcccttaaaacccacatcctttcgtctttccctctccttccctctttcctgatgaggcaacagtttgttgcgaaagcttgaattttgtgtgtgtgtttgtgttcgtttgtgtgtctgtcgacctgccagcactttcatttggtaagtcacatcatctttgtttttaggtatatatatatatatatatatatatatatatatatatatatatatatatatatatatatatatatatatataaacaaagatgatgagacttaccaaatgaaagtgctggcaggtcgacagacacaaacgaacacaaacatacacacaaaattcaagctttcgcaacaaactgttgcctcatcaggaaagagggaaggagtgagaaagacgaaaggatgtgggttttaagggagagggtaaggagtcattccagtcccgggagcggaaagacttaccttagggggaaaaaaggacgggtatacactcgcacacacacacacatatccatccacacacatacagctGTATATATTTCAGAACATCCAAAGTAGGAAATCCATGTATTCAGGAATACCCCTGCTGTCATCTCCATTGATATATCCCTGATAGGATCTGCTTCTGCCCAATGTGTATATCTGTCCAACATGCCTTCATCACATACAACAATCTTTCTTCATACTGGGACATAAAAATTTGTATATCATCAGCTCCACAGTGGTGTTCTCACTGAGATGCATAAGGTTTTGGATGCTGACAAAAAGTGACTTCCACACTGACTGAGTCACAAATGGCCTAGGCACAGTATTGGACACGTCATACCATGGTGCGTACTTATGCCCAGTAACTCCACTTACTTGAGCTTAAGGGATGTTGGATTGCTTTGCAACAACTGTTGTAGCTGCTCTTCTGTGGCTTGCTCCACTTTCAATTGGTCATGCTCTTCTGTAGCTTGCTCCACTCTCAATTGGTCATAATACATCATGGGAGAAATTGTACCGattcttgataaaaaaaaaatcagctactACACTCTCTACCCTTCTAGTGATCCATATACCAGTAGTAAATTGTATGATAATTTACAGCTGGTGCAATTGTCAATGAGAGCAACCTTCTTTCTAGCCTTATAAAGTGACTGGCGTAGATTGTAAATGGCTGAGCTTTGAAATAAGGAGAAAAGTGTAACATGGCTTCATAAATGGCCAGTATTTCCTGATAGTACACAATTCACTTAGTCTGGGCTTCTGATAGCTTTAGCGAGAAATATGCTAAAGGCTTCCAGCTGCCATTCATGTTTTTATGAGGTGCTGCACTAATACCCAATTGGCTGGCACCTATGACAATCACCAAAGGAGCATTATGAACTGAGTGAGATGACAGTACAGCTTCTTGTAAACCATCTCTTACCCTTTTGAAGGCTTTCTGTGTGGTGGGTGTTTATGGTAGGGGCTGTTTGGCCATAATGTTGTTATCTGCTAGTGGGTCCATCAGTGGTACCTGCACCTCCATTAAGTCAGGTTTGCTGGTGTCTATAAAAGTTGACAATCCTGAGACTTTGTAACTGCTCATAGACAGTCAGCTGAGGAATCTTTCTTAAGGCCTCCACCTTCTCCTTGGCGAGGCAGGTACCAGATGCCAATACCATGTGACCAAGAAATGTCACTTGGGTTTTGTGGAAAACACACTGTACTTCATTTACCACAAACCCAAATTTCTTTATACTGTCAGATACTGCTTTGAGGTGATCTTCACATAACTGAGCAGTCCATGGAAATACTAAAATGTAATCCTGATATCTTGTGgtgttcagttcaaagactggtttgttgcagctctctatgctagtctatcttatgcaagcttcatcatctcccagtacctactgaaacctacatccttctgaatctgtttagtgtattcatctcttggtctccctttacggtttttaccctccacgctgccctccaatactaaattggtgatcccttgatgcctcagaataagtcCTACCAAGCgagcccttctcctagtcaagttgtgccacaaatttctcttctccctaattctattcaataccttctcattagttatgtgatctacccatctaatcttcagcattcttctgtagcaccagatttccatggcctctattctcttcttgtcgaaactgtttatcgtccatgtttcacttccatacatggctacactccatacaaatactttcattaatgacttcctgacacttaaatacttgatgttaacaaatttttctttttcagaaatgcttttcttgccattgccagtctacattttatatcctctctactttgaccatcaccagttattttgctcccaaaatagcaaaactcatctactactttaagtggcccAATTccatatctaattccctcagaatcacctgatttaatgtgactacattccattatcatcattttgcttttgctgatgttcatcgtatatcctcctttcagaaaagatttcctaacacttaaatctatagtcaatgttaacaattttctcttattctgtttaataaagagaaattttttaacatccaaATATACACAGCAGAAATCCAGGCCCCTGAGCACTACTACTGCAGATCTCTACTAGGTCAATCCAAATGACATGCAGAGATATTCAAAGAGTCTGAATGGTGATACCCTCTTCTGTGACAGGAATATGATTGTATGGCATTTTGCAGTCCACCACACTGAAGACTGTAGCCCCTACTAAGACATTTGTAAAAACTCGGAAGTTAGGTATAAGATAGTGATCAGGTACTGTTTGTGCATTCAGAGCCTGATAATCCCCACAGGTCCTCCATGTGCCATCTTTGTCCCTGTCTGTGTGTAGTGGTGATGTGCATGGGTTATCCAATCTTTGTACAATTCCTGTTGGCAGTGTGTTGCCAAATTCTGCTTTTGCTTCCACAAACTGGTTGGGTGCTAGATTTCTCAGTCATTGGGAGACCAGTTGGCCTGCAGTAGTCTTGATGACTACATGGTATGCAATATCTTCTTACCCTCTACTTGGAACCTCTTGCCTCATTTCAGGTTTAACGGATTCAACAGGTAAAGCAACTGCTTTGCTTGCACTTCTGACTATCATGCCTGTTATCATCTTACTCTTCCACCTAACTTGTGTTGTGCTCAGCTGTAACCCCAGTCTGTGGTAGTGGTTGAAATCTGCACCTAGAGTAGGCTCATGCACATCAACCAGTACAAACATCCATTCAAACACTTTGCTGAAAGATATGTCCACCGTCACCTCCTGCTCACCATAAGTCATGATGGGCAAGTCGTTAACGGGCATTAGGTAAAGAGTTGAACCcaccacctctttgcagtttcaatGAAATGGAAGTGCACTAATGTCCAAGGCTGAGATGACTGGCTAACACCAGTTTGCCTTTCTGCCTGTCACATACAAGTAGCATGATAATATAAGTGGGCAGAATAACTGGGGTGATCTTGGGCACCACACCCTCTCTGTCTTCTATCACTCTACCATCAGTGTCTGTGGACATAACAGCCATACCTTTGTAGTTATTTGGGCACTCTTTGTGAAGCCACAGAGCCTGCTGTGCTTGCTGCAGGCCACTGGGGCCATTTGGGGATTCACAGGGAAATTCCCTGTTCATCTTGTGCCCTGCACACCAAAACTTTTGTGGTACCAACATATTTCACCAGCTATCCCACATTGTCTTGTTTGTTGAACTCCAGTGCCGATCAATGtttttgtaatgttgttgttgttgttgtggtcttcagtcctgagactggtttgatgcagctctccatgctactctatcctgtgcaagcttcttcatctcccagtatctactgcaacctacatccttctgaatctgcttagtgtattcatctcttggtctgcctctacgatttttaccctccacactgccctccaatgctaaatttgtgatcccttgatgcctcaaaacatgtcctaccaaccgatcccttcttctagtcaagttgtgccacaaacttctcttctccccaatcctattcaatacctcctcattagttatgtgatctacccaccttatcttcagcattcttctgtagcaccacatttcgaaagcttctattctcttcttgtccaaactagttatcgtccatgtttcacttccatacatggctacactccatacaaatactttcagaaacgacttcctgacacttaaatctatactcgatgttaacaaattcctcttcttgagaaacgctttccttgccattgccagtctacattttatatcctctctacttcgaccatcatcggttattttactccctaaatagcaaaactcctttactactttaagtgtctcatttcctaatctaattccctcagcatcacccgacttaatttgactacattccattatcctcgttttgcttttgttgatattcatcttatatcctcctttcaagacactgtccattccattcaactgctcttccaagtcctttgctgtctctgacagaattacaatgtcatcggcgaacctcaaagtttttacttcctctccatgaattttaatacctactccgaatttttcttttgtttcctttactgcttgctcaatatacagattgaataacatcggggagaggctacaaccctgtcttactcctttcccaaccactgcttccctttcatgcccctcgactcttataactgccatctggtttctgtacaaactgtaaatagcctttcgttccctgtattttacccctgccaccttcagaatttgaaagagagtattccagttaacattgtcaaaagctttctctaagtctacaaatgctagaaacgtaggtttgcctttccttaatctttcttctaagataagtcgtaaggtcagtattgcctcacgtgttccaacatttctacggaatccaaactgatcttccccgaggtcggcttctaccagtttttccattcgtctgtaaagaattcgcgttagtattttgcagctgtgacttattaaactgatagttcggtaattttcacatctgtcaacacctgctttctttgggattggaattattatattcttcttgaagtctgagggtatttcgcctgtctcatacatcgtgctcaccagatggtagagttttgtcaggactggctctcccgaggccatcagtagttcaaatggaatgttgtctactcccggggccttgtttcgactcaggtctttcagtgctctgtcaaactcttcacgcagtatcttatctcccatttcatcttcatctacatcctcttccatttccataatattgtcctcaagtacatcgcccttgtataaaccctctatatactccttccacctttctgccttcccttctttgcttagaactgggttgccatctgagctcttgatattcatagaagtggttctcttctctccaaaggtctctttaattttcctgtaggcagtatctatcttacccctagtgagacaagcctctacatccttacatttgtcctctagccatccctgcttagccattttgcacttcctgtcgatatcatttttgagacgtctgtattcctttttgcctgcttcatttactgcatttttgtattttctcctttcatcaattaaattcaatatttcttctgttacccaaggatttctattagccctcgtctttttacctacttgatcctctgctgccttcactacttcatccctcagagctacccattcttcttctactgtatttctttcccccattcctgtcaattgttcccttatgctctccctgaaactctctacaacctctggttctttcagtttatccaggtcccatctccttaaattcccacctttttgcagtttcttcagtttcaatctgcagttcataaccaatagattgtggtcagaatccacatctgccccaggaaatgtcttacaatttaaaacctggttcctaaatctctgtcttaccattatataatctatctgatacctactagtatctccaggattcttccaggtatacaaccttcttttatgattcttgaaccaagtgttggctatgattaagttatgctctgtgcaaaattgtaatgTATTCAACTATAATTTTAGACTGCAGAGACGCTCATCAATGGACTTCTTAGCTCCTGCTATATAGCTGTGGCTTCTACTGTGTTGCAGATGTTGGCTGTCTTTGATATTGCTGAGGTGCTTGTCTGCCCCACTATCATGTGCACCTTGTCAGCAAGTGACAGTACAAAACTAATGTTGTCCGTCCTGATAAGTGACAGCTGCCATTTTCACTGACAGCGGCAGCTGCATGAATCACGTGACAAAGTGTCGTTTCTGACATTACTGCCCCCTCCATAATAATATGTTCAAATTGTAGGACCTGCTGGATCTGTCGTTTAAAGACTTACCCATGCACTGGACCACTATGTCCTACTAGTGTCAATATCAACTGTGTCTTCAAAATTATGTCTTCCACCATTTCCATCACTCAAGCATCCAGGCTATTAACTGCCAGTGCAAACTTTATATAGTTGTTCATGACATATTTCTGCGTAAATGTTAACTCTAACATTGCAACCAGTAGTTTAGGGTTCTCTGGTAGGACCTTTGCCAGTTGTGTTCTCGCCGTAGGATTGGGAGCCATGTTACACACCGCAGTTCCTTCACCTGCCATAAAGACTGCTTGTTGATGAAAATTACAATCAATATGTGATGAGTTTTGCATTTTTAGGTCCCTAATCTGTCTCTCTAGCTCTTCTTGCAAGTGTGAAAGTTGTTCTTTCTCCAGTTTTGTCCAGCCTCATAATGTGAAGCCACCATATCACTCCAGGCTTTGCCTGAATTTACTGTTTCCTTTTGTGGTTTTGGGGTCACTGTTTTACAGGTACTGCTCATGGTGAAGTCGACAGATACAGAAACTCTCTAGAAAATTGAGCATAGTAGCTTTTAGGTTCTGCACTGAATTGCTTAGTAATACCTTCGTACAAGGGTATAAAAACCACACACTTTATTTTGCTAACTACATGCttgtacacacacaaaaaactaCAACACAGATGATAATATCATGGCAAAGAACATAGGAAAGCAACATAAACTAGAGTACCATTGCCAGCTTAACTAGCAGGTACAACAACTCCCCCTTTTAAGACAAGGACAACATAAGATTAAGTCTCTCTGGTTTTGTAATAATCCTTGAGCTATGGTGTAACATTGGAGTGGTAATGGTTATGGTTGACTCTCTGGAATGTTGTTGGTTTCAGAACAAGAGATGAAATCAGCTACATCATCATCAAGTATTGGCACTGCATTAGTTTCAATAGTTGCACTCTTATCACTAGAAATGGATGACAAAAATTAGTCCACAGGTGTCCTATGAATATTACCATTAAGATATTTTACAATGTGCATACCATTTCTTCCTCTTTTCAAAACTATACCCTTTCCCCATACACCATTCCTCATACATAAAAAATCTCCAACACTGAATGTACAACTCTTCTCAGGTATTAACTTGGGTCTGATCTTTGGCTGAATGTCACATGATTTGGTCAGGCTTAATTGAGTCCTTATATCCTTCCCAAACATAAGCATGGCAGTGCTTTGGCCTGTGAATGTGTGTTCTGCATTCTGATATGTGAGTAACCATATATTCAATTTATCAATGTCGGATGTTTCATCAAACATACTAGCTTTAGGTGCATGCTTAAAAGTTTGGACATATCATTCAGCTTGACCATTTAATTTGGAACCATAAGATGAATCGGCTAAATGcctaattttatttttcgcacaaaatGATGCAAAGTTTTATTAACCAGTTGGGGCCCATTGTCTGGCAGAATCACCTTAAGCTGGCCAAATTGAACAAAGAAAGGGATTAATGCATCTCCTAGAGCAGAAGTATTGGTAGAGAGCATCTTGATAACTTCTGGCCACTTGCTGTGGCCATCCACTATGATTAGATACATGGTCTTACAAAACTCCACAGAATAAATATGAAACCTCTCCTATGGCTCTCTATGCCATTCCCATGGGTAGTAAGGGGCCTTGGCTGAAGTCCTACTGACTCTACGACATCCATTGCAAACAGTTGTCATTTGTCGTATTTCTTCATTCAGTCCAGATTG from Schistocerca cancellata isolate TAMUIC-IGC-003103 chromosome 7, iqSchCanc2.1, whole genome shotgun sequence harbors:
- the LOC126092901 gene encoding uncharacterized protein LOC126092901, with product MYLIIVDGHSKWPEVIKMLSTNTSALGDALIPFFVQFGQLKVILPDNGPQLHAPKASMFDETSDIDKLNIWLLTYQNAEHTFTGQSTAMLMFGKDIRTQLSLTKSCDIQPKIRPKLIPEKSCTFSVGDFLCMRNGVWGKGIVLKRGRNGMHIVKYLNVPILDDDVADFISCSETNNIPESQP